Proteins encoded within one genomic window of Mycolicibacterium aubagnense:
- a CDS encoding SDR family NAD(P)-dependent oxidoreductase gives MQLRNSRVLVTGASRGLGKYIARAMARRGAAVALVARNAEQLEELAKELGGKAYPTDLMDPAAVEALIDRVEADGPVDVIVNNAGVDRVGRFYEASSQDVRDLLQVNLIAPMELCRQVMPLMMKRGHGHIVNVSSMGAISTGPGVTLYGASKAGLSHFTAGIRSELRGKPVNTTLVQIGEVKTDMIDHIRSFGPARRTIERSLKFRMIPQEPLDADLVAEAIADAIEKEKKHVILPKRIAAMAYLTETPRRVSELMLTGIDQDSD, from the coding sequence ATGCAACTGAGGAACAGCCGGGTCCTGGTCACCGGCGCCAGCCGCGGTCTGGGAAAGTACATCGCCCGGGCGATGGCCCGCCGCGGCGCCGCGGTCGCGCTCGTCGCCCGCAACGCCGAGCAGCTCGAAGAGTTGGCAAAAGAGCTGGGCGGCAAGGCATATCCCACCGACCTGATGGATCCGGCGGCGGTCGAAGCGCTGATCGACCGCGTGGAGGCCGACGGCCCGGTCGACGTCATTGTCAACAACGCCGGGGTGGACCGCGTCGGCCGTTTCTATGAGGCGTCGTCCCAGGATGTGCGAGACCTGTTGCAGGTCAACCTGATTGCTCCCATGGAGCTGTGTCGCCAGGTGATGCCGCTGATGATGAAGCGCGGCCACGGCCACATCGTCAACGTGTCGTCGATGGGCGCCATTTCCACCGGGCCGGGCGTCACCCTGTACGGCGCGTCCAAGGCCGGGCTCAGCCACTTCACCGCGGGCATCCGCTCCGAGTTGCGGGGCAAGCCGGTGAACACCACGCTGGTGCAGATCGGTGAGGTCAAGACCGACATGATCGACCACATCCGGTCGTTCGGGCCGGCACGCCGCACCATCGAGCGGTCGCTCAAGTTCCGGATGATCCCGCAGGAGCCGCTGGACGCCGACCTGGTCGCCGAGGCCATCGCCGACGCCATCGAGAAAGAGAAGAAGCACGTCATCCTGCCCAAGCGCATCGCGGCGATGGCTTACCTGACGGAGACTCCGCGCCGGGTCTCGGAGCTCATGCTGACGGGCATCGACCAGGACAGCGATTGA
- a CDS encoding MaoC family dehydratase: MPINLDEAIGAELAPVEFSWSSSDVQLYHLGLGAGADPMSERELRYLIDDKPQVLPTFGNVAQSFHETKAPSVKFPGIDIELSRVLHASEAIYTDAPIPPSGTGRAVTRFTEIWDKGKAAVIWSETTVTSLDGAPLWKQKRSIFARGEGGFGGDRGPSTSAAEPDRAPDLQIELPTLPQQALLYRLCGDRNPLHSDPAFAKAAGFDRPILHGLCTYGIGCKAIVDNVLDGDTGRVRSYGARFAGTVIPGETLQANLWRDGERITGVLTAPSRDNVVVLAGIELTAS; encoded by the coding sequence ATGCCGATCAATCTCGACGAAGCCATCGGAGCCGAACTCGCACCGGTCGAATTCTCGTGGAGCAGCAGCGATGTGCAGCTGTACCACCTGGGTCTGGGTGCCGGCGCCGACCCGATGAGCGAGCGCGAACTGCGCTATCTGATCGACGACAAGCCGCAGGTCCTGCCGACATTCGGCAACGTGGCGCAGAGCTTCCACGAGACCAAGGCGCCGTCGGTCAAGTTCCCGGGCATCGATATCGAGCTGAGCCGGGTGCTGCACGCCAGCGAGGCCATCTACACCGACGCTCCGATCCCGCCGTCGGGCACCGGCCGGGCCGTCACCAGGTTCACCGAGATCTGGGACAAGGGCAAGGCCGCGGTCATCTGGTCGGAGACCACCGTGACCAGCCTCGACGGAGCGCCGCTGTGGAAGCAGAAGCGGTCCATCTTCGCCCGTGGCGAGGGCGGCTTCGGCGGTGACCGGGGTCCGTCGACCTCGGCAGCCGAGCCCGACCGCGCCCCGGATCTGCAGATCGAACTGCCCACGCTGCCGCAGCAGGCGCTGCTATACCGGCTCTGCGGTGACCGCAACCCGCTGCACTCGGACCCGGCGTTCGCCAAGGCCGCCGGCTTCGACCGCCCGATCTTGCACGGCCTGTGCACTTACGGCATCGGCTGCAAGGCCATCGTGGACAACGTGCTCGACGGCGACACCGGCCGGGTCCGGTCCTACGGAGCCCGCTTCGCGGGCACCGTGATTCCGGGTGAAACCTTGCAGGCCAACCTTTGGCGTGACGGTGAACGAATCACCGGCGTGCTGACGGCGCCGAGCCGAGACAACGTCGTCGTGCTTGCTGGAATCGAGTTAACCGCGTCCTGA
- a CDS encoding TetR/AcrR family transcriptional regulator yields the protein MPPTSVEKLTAKGRATRERIVCAAADLMYQRGVVRTTIEDIQEAAAVSTSQMYHYFADKGELVAAVIDFQTDRVLAVQHLGLDRLESLDDLYRWRDILVETVRQAGGVGGCPIGTLANELSEIDPLARAHLARSFNQWEHLIRDGLAVIAARGELPAGTDTDQLAMAMLAAIQGGLLLSQIRRDAAPFEAAIDTMIGYLASLGVK from the coding sequence ATGCCGCCGACTTCCGTCGAGAAGCTCACCGCCAAAGGCCGCGCGACCCGCGAGCGCATCGTTTGCGCCGCTGCCGACCTGATGTATCAGCGCGGCGTCGTCCGCACCACCATCGAGGACATCCAGGAAGCCGCTGCGGTGAGTACCTCGCAGATGTATCACTATTTCGCCGACAAGGGCGAATTGGTCGCGGCCGTCATCGATTTCCAGACCGACCGGGTACTCGCCGTCCAGCATCTCGGGCTGGACCGGCTCGAAAGCCTGGATGATCTGTACCGGTGGCGCGACATTCTGGTGGAAACGGTGCGCCAAGCGGGCGGCGTCGGTGGCTGCCCGATCGGCACACTGGCCAACGAACTCTCCGAAATCGACCCGCTCGCCCGGGCTCACTTGGCGCGTTCATTCAATCAGTGGGAACACCTGATTCGCGACGGGCTGGCTGTCATCGCGGCCCGTGGCGAACTACCGGCAGGCACAGACACAGACCAGCTCGCGATGGCAATGCTGGCCGCAATTCAGGGTGGACTGCTGCTGAGTCAGATCCGCCGCGACGCCGCACCGTTCGAAGCGGCCATTGACACCATGATCGGGTACCTCGCCAGCTTGGGTGTGAAGTAG
- a CDS encoding wax ester/triacylglycerol synthase family O-acyltransferase gives MRRLSGEDNSFLAWESAVQPQHTIKAVVLDPAQGHEPITFAAVRAALPGLVDRVEPLQWQLMSPRFGAGRPWWITRARGDLNYHLKRATAVAPGTDRELGAEIAKLAEAPLDRDRPAWQMWYVDGLADGRVALVLKIHHAVADGMASLNLLEQFYSQDPADRLPEPSGHPLPDEHRPPAAQWFPMVVRQQVTSLTKFPKVLARTAKVTRTIQHRQQAGKPGYAEAFIPPALPFNEPLTARRGFAFVNVEMDHIKQVSKTFGVSVNDVFLSLCSTALREYQASRGPVGDDTMTAVVPVSMRPQDGDRWGNKVARWNVELATNIADAVERLTVISANTATAREVQSERDAWLQHDWMEYWPLFKVYSRVLPTIGAQVKKRPMFSMIASNMRGPQQKLYFGGAPVEKLISTGPLVFPMGMNITGWSYAGSMQICVLTCTDQVRDPQAIADRLPVALAELVARCETAADSVHS, from the coding sequence ATGCGACGTTTATCGGGCGAGGACAACAGCTTCCTGGCATGGGAGAGCGCCGTCCAGCCGCAGCACACCATCAAGGCCGTCGTGCTCGATCCCGCACAGGGCCACGAACCCATCACCTTTGCGGCCGTGCGGGCCGCGCTGCCCGGCCTCGTCGACCGCGTCGAGCCCTTGCAGTGGCAGCTGATGTCCCCGCGATTCGGCGCCGGCCGGCCATGGTGGATCACCCGCGCCCGCGGCGATCTCAACTACCACCTGAAGCGCGCGACGGCCGTAGCTCCCGGCACCGACCGCGAGCTGGGCGCGGAGATCGCCAAACTCGCCGAAGCGCCACTCGATCGGGACCGTCCGGCCTGGCAGATGTGGTACGTCGACGGCCTGGCCGACGGCCGTGTCGCGCTCGTGCTGAAGATCCACCACGCGGTGGCCGACGGCATGGCGTCGCTGAACCTGCTCGAGCAGTTCTACAGCCAGGACCCCGCCGACCGGCTGCCCGAGCCCTCGGGCCACCCGCTGCCCGACGAGCACCGGCCACCGGCCGCGCAGTGGTTCCCGATGGTGGTGCGCCAGCAGGTCACGTCACTCACCAAGTTTCCCAAGGTCCTGGCCCGCACGGCCAAGGTGACCCGCACCATCCAGCACCGGCAGCAGGCGGGAAAGCCCGGCTATGCCGAGGCCTTCATTCCGCCGGCCCTGCCGTTCAACGAGCCGCTGACCGCCAGGCGCGGCTTCGCTTTCGTCAACGTCGAGATGGACCACATCAAGCAGGTGTCGAAGACGTTCGGCGTCAGCGTCAATGACGTTTTCCTGTCGCTGTGCAGCACCGCCCTTCGCGAATACCAGGCCTCCCGCGGGCCCGTCGGCGACGACACCATGACCGCCGTGGTGCCGGTGTCGATGCGCCCGCAGGACGGCGACCGCTGGGGCAACAAGGTGGCCCGGTGGAACGTCGAGCTCGCCACCAACATCGCCGACGCCGTGGAGCGGCTCACGGTCATCTCCGCGAACACGGCGACCGCCCGCGAGGTGCAGAGCGAGCGTGACGCCTGGCTACAGCACGACTGGATGGAGTACTGGCCGCTGTTCAAGGTCTACTCGCGGGTACTGCCGACCATCGGGGCGCAGGTGAAGAAGCGCCCGATGTTCAGCATGATCGCGTCGAACATGCGTGGCCCGCAGCAGAAGCTGTACTTCGGTGGCGCACCGGTCGAGAAGCTGATCTCGACCGGCCCCCTGGTGTTCCCGATGGGCATGAACATCACGGGCTGGAGCTACGCGGGCAGCATGCAGATCTGCGTGCTCACCTGCACCGACCAGGTGCGGGATCCGCAGGCCATCGCCGACCGCCTGCCGGTGGCGCTGGCCGAGCTGGTGGCACGTTGCGAGACCGCCGCGGATTCCGTCCACAGCTGA
- the kstD gene encoding 3-oxosteroid 1-dehydrogenase — protein sequence MTGQEYDVVVVGSGAAGMVAALTAAHQGLSTVVVEKAPHYGGSTARSGGGVWIPNNEILQRAGVKDTPQAARTYLHKIVGDVVPAEKIDTYLQRGPEMLSFVLKNSPLKLCWVPNYSDYYPETEGGRAGGRSVEPKPFNAKKLGADMAGLEPAYGKVPLNMVVMQQDYVRLNQLKRHPRGVLRSLKVGIRATWAGVTGKNLVGMGRALIAPLRIGLQKAGVPVQLNTALTDLYYEGGAVRGIYVRDMNAPESAEPQLIRARRAVILGSGGFEHNQEMRTKYQRQPITTDWTVGAKANTGDGILAAEKLGAAMEIMEDAWWGPTVPLPDNPWFALSERNSPGSIIVNMNGKRFMNESMPYVEACHHMYGGKYGQGDGPGENVPAWLLFDQQYRNRYIFAGLQPGQRIPKKWTEAGVVVKADTLEELAELTNLPTDALAQTIERFNGFARSGVDEDFGRGNSAYDRYYGDPTNKPNPNLGEIKHGPFYAAKMVPGDLGTKGGIVTDIHGRALREDGSVIEGLYASGNASGPVMGHTYPGPGGTIGPAMTFGYLAALHVAGKG from the coding sequence ATGACTGGACAGGAGTACGACGTTGTCGTCGTCGGCAGCGGCGCAGCCGGCATGGTCGCCGCCCTCACCGCAGCCCATCAGGGCCTTTCGACAGTAGTCGTTGAAAAGGCCCCACACTATGGAGGTTCCACTGCGCGGTCAGGTGGCGGCGTCTGGATCCCGAACAATGAGATTTTGCAGCGTGCGGGGGTCAAGGACACCCCCCAAGCGGCCCGCACCTACCTGCACAAGATCGTCGGCGACGTGGTCCCCGCAGAGAAGATCGACACGTATCTGCAGCGCGGCCCCGAGATGCTGTCCTTCGTGCTGAAGAACTCGCCACTGAAGCTGTGCTGGGTGCCGAACTACTCCGACTACTACCCGGAGACCGAGGGTGGCCGCGCCGGCGGACGGTCTGTGGAGCCCAAGCCGTTCAACGCCAAGAAGCTCGGTGCCGACATGGCCGGCCTGGAGCCGGCGTACGGCAAGGTGCCGCTGAACATGGTTGTGATGCAACAGGATTACGTCCGGCTCAACCAGCTCAAGCGCCATCCGCGCGGCGTGCTGCGCAGCCTCAAGGTCGGCATCCGCGCCACCTGGGCCGGCGTCACCGGCAAGAACCTGGTCGGCATGGGCCGCGCCCTGATCGCACCGCTGCGCATCGGCCTACAGAAGGCCGGCGTGCCGGTGCAGCTGAACACCGCGCTGACCGACCTCTACTACGAGGGCGGCGCCGTCCGCGGTATCTACGTCCGCGACATGAACGCACCGGAAAGTGCTGAGCCGCAATTGATCCGAGCCCGCCGCGCGGTGATCCTGGGTAGCGGAGGCTTCGAGCACAACCAAGAGATGCGCACCAAGTACCAGCGTCAGCCGATCACCACCGACTGGACCGTGGGCGCCAAGGCCAATACCGGCGACGGCATCCTGGCCGCCGAAAAGCTCGGCGCTGCAATGGAAATCATGGAAGACGCCTGGTGGGGTCCGACAGTGCCGCTGCCCGACAACCCGTGGTTCGCGCTGTCCGAGCGCAACTCCCCCGGCTCGATCATCGTCAACATGAACGGCAAGCGGTTCATGAACGAATCCATGCCGTACGTCGAGGCCTGCCACCACATGTACGGCGGGAAGTACGGCCAGGGCGACGGCCCGGGCGAGAACGTGCCGGCCTGGCTGCTGTTCGACCAGCAGTACCGCAACCGCTACATCTTCGCGGGCCTGCAGCCTGGACAACGCATTCCGAAGAAGTGGACCGAGGCCGGCGTCGTCGTCAAGGCCGACACCCTGGAAGAGCTGGCGGAGCTGACCAATCTGCCTACCGACGCATTGGCCCAGACCATCGAGCGCTTCAACGGCTTCGCCCGCAGCGGCGTCGACGAGGACTTCGGCCGCGGCAACAGCGCCTATGACCGCTACTACGGCGACCCGACCAACAAGCCGAACCCCAACCTCGGCGAGATCAAGCACGGTCCGTTCTACGCGGCCAAGATGGTGCCCGGCGACCTGGGTACCAAGGGCGGCATCGTCACCGACATCCACGGCCGCGCACTGCGCGAGGACGGCTCGGTCATCGAGGGCCTGTACGCCTCGGGCAACGCCAGCGGACCGGTGATGGGTCACACCTACCCCGGCCCCGGCGGGACCATCGGCCCCGCCATGACCTTCGGATACCTGGCGGCACTCCACGTGGCAGGAAAGGGCTGA
- the dmpG gene encoding 4-hydroxy-2-oxovalerate aldolase, whose product MSTALESGGISSNDVFFDAAWDVRLTDTSLRDGSHHKRHQFTGDEVRAIVGALDNAGVPVIEVTHGDGLGGSSFNYGFSKTPEQELIKIAAETAKNAKIAFLMLPGVGTKEDIKEAQGNGGSICRIATHCTEADVSIQHFGLARELGLETVGFLMMSHTISPEKLAAQARIMADAGCQCVYVVDSAGALVLEGVADRVSALVAELGNDAQVGFHGHENLGLGVANSVEAVRAGAKQIDGSCRRFGAGAGNAPVEALVGVFDKIGVKTGIDFFDIADAAEEVVAPAMPAECLLDRNALVMGYAGVYSSFLKHAVRQGERYGVPAHELLLRVGQRKLIGGQEDQLIDIALEIQRERAEGKA is encoded by the coding sequence ATGAGTACCGCACTTGAGTCGGGAGGAATCTCCTCCAACGACGTCTTTTTTGATGCCGCCTGGGACGTCCGGTTGACGGACACCTCGCTGCGTGACGGCTCACACCACAAGCGTCACCAGTTCACCGGTGACGAGGTGCGTGCGATCGTCGGTGCGCTCGACAACGCCGGCGTCCCGGTCATCGAGGTCACGCACGGCGACGGGCTCGGTGGTTCGAGCTTCAACTACGGGTTCTCCAAGACGCCTGAGCAGGAACTGATCAAGATCGCGGCCGAGACCGCGAAGAATGCCAAGATTGCGTTCCTGATGCTGCCCGGTGTCGGGACCAAAGAGGACATCAAGGAAGCCCAGGGCAACGGCGGCTCGATCTGCCGCATCGCCACCCACTGCACCGAGGCCGACGTCTCGATCCAGCACTTCGGCCTGGCCCGCGAACTGGGCCTGGAGACCGTCGGCTTCCTGATGATGAGCCACACCATTTCCCCGGAGAAGCTCGCCGCGCAGGCGCGCATCATGGCCGACGCCGGCTGCCAGTGCGTCTACGTGGTGGACTCCGCGGGCGCGCTGGTGCTCGAAGGTGTCGCCGACCGGGTCTCGGCTCTCGTGGCCGAACTCGGTAACGATGCGCAGGTCGGTTTCCACGGACACGAGAATCTCGGTCTGGGCGTTGCCAATTCGGTCGAGGCCGTGCGGGCCGGCGCCAAGCAGATCGACGGCTCCTGCCGCCGGTTCGGTGCCGGTGCGGGTAACGCGCCGGTGGAGGCGCTGGTCGGCGTGTTCGACAAGATCGGTGTCAAGACCGGCATCGACTTCTTCGACATCGCCGATGCCGCGGAAGAGGTTGTCGCCCCGGCGATGCCGGCCGAGTGCCTGCTGGACCGCAACGCCCTGGTGATGGGCTACGCGGGGGTGTACTCCAGCTTCCTCAAGCACGCGGTGCGCCAGGGCGAGCGCTACGGCGTGCCCGCCCACGAGCTGCTGCTGCGCGTCGGCCAGCGCAAGCTGATCGGTGGCCAGGAGGACCAGCTGATCGACATCGCGCTGGAGATCCAGCGGGAGCGGGCCGAGGGCAAGGCCTGA
- a CDS encoding acetaldehyde dehydrogenase (acetylating) gives MPSKASVAIVGSGNISTDLLYKLLRSDWLEPRWMIGIDPESEGLARARKLGLETSHEGADWLLAQSEKPDFVFEATSAYVHKAYAPRYEEAGIRAIDLTPAAVGPGVIPPANLRAHLDSMNVNMVTCGGQATIPMVYAVSRVVDVPYAEIVASVSSASAGPGTRANIDEFTKTTSAGVRDIGGARDGKAIIILNPADPPMIMRDTIFCAIPPDTDRAAVVQSIKDVAAEVQTYVPGYRLLNEPQFDEPSMVNGGQHVVSIFVEVEGAGDYLPPYAGNLDIMTAAATKVGEEIAKEIVGAKA, from the coding sequence ATGCCTTCCAAAGCGAGCGTCGCGATCGTCGGCTCGGGAAATATCAGTACTGACCTGCTGTACAAGCTGCTGCGGTCGGACTGGCTCGAGCCCCGATGGATGATCGGTATCGACCCGGAGAGCGAGGGCCTGGCCCGCGCCCGCAAGCTCGGGCTGGAGACCAGCCACGAAGGCGCGGACTGGCTGCTGGCCCAGAGCGAGAAGCCCGACTTCGTCTTCGAGGCCACCAGCGCCTACGTGCACAAGGCGTACGCGCCGCGGTACGAGGAAGCCGGCATCCGGGCCATCGACCTGACGCCGGCCGCCGTGGGCCCGGGCGTGATCCCGCCGGCCAACCTGCGGGCGCATCTGGATTCGATGAACGTCAACATGGTCACCTGTGGTGGCCAGGCCACCATCCCGATGGTGTACGCGGTGTCTCGCGTCGTCGACGTGCCCTACGCCGAGATCGTGGCGTCGGTGTCGTCGGCTTCGGCCGGTCCCGGCACCCGGGCCAACATCGATGAATTCACCAAGACCACCAGCGCCGGCGTGCGCGACATCGGCGGCGCCAGGGACGGCAAGGCCATCATCATCCTGAACCCGGCCGACCCGCCAATGATCATGCGCGACACCATCTTCTGCGCCATTCCCCCCGATACGGATCGAGCTGCCGTCGTCCAATCCATCAAGGACGTGGCCGCCGAGGTGCAGACCTACGTGCCCGGTTACCGGCTGCTCAACGAGCCGCAGTTCGACGAGCCGTCGATGGTCAACGGCGGCCAGCACGTCGTCAGCATCTTCGTCGAGGTGGAGGGTGCGGGCGACTACCTGCCGCCCTACGCTGGAAATCTGGACATCATGACCGCCGCGGCCACCAAGGTGGGCGAGGAGATCGCCAAAGAAATCGTGGGAGCGAAAGCATGA
- a CDS encoding peroxiredoxin-like family protein: MTTADAQPATIADRVDQMRRDMAGHLPEEVSAVFAAEQAVLDARGIPANIAAPGDTVPDVQLLDVHGAPTTLAAQLDGRPAVIVLYRGAWCPYCNLALRAYQENLVPQLQQRGIPLLALSPQKPDGSLSTQEKNELTFTVLSDPANQLATALGVLTAPTEGSRTAQRALGLDLTAVNADGGFGVPMPTVVIVDGASTIRWIDVHPNYTTRTEVADIVAAVDSLN, encoded by the coding sequence ATGACCACCGCTGATGCTCAGCCTGCCACCATCGCCGATCGCGTCGATCAGATGCGTCGCGACATGGCGGGTCATCTCCCCGAGGAGGTGTCGGCAGTCTTCGCTGCCGAGCAGGCCGTCCTGGACGCCCGCGGAATCCCCGCGAACATCGCTGCTCCCGGCGACACAGTGCCCGACGTGCAGCTGCTCGACGTGCACGGCGCACCAACCACTCTCGCGGCCCAGCTCGACGGTCGCCCGGCGGTCATCGTTCTTTATCGAGGAGCATGGTGCCCGTATTGCAACCTCGCCTTGCGGGCATACCAGGAGAACCTCGTCCCACAGCTGCAGCAGCGGGGTATCCCGCTGCTGGCGCTGAGCCCGCAGAAGCCTGATGGTTCGCTGTCGACGCAGGAAAAGAACGAGCTGACCTTCACGGTGTTGTCCGATCCAGCGAATCAGCTGGCCACCGCGCTCGGGGTGCTCACCGCACCCACGGAGGGCTCCCGGACCGCGCAGCGCGCACTGGGCCTCGATCTGACCGCCGTCAATGCCGATGGGGGCTTCGGAGTACCCATGCCGACAGTCGTGATTGTCGACGGCGCGTCAACGATCCGCTGGATCGACGTGCATCCCAACTACACCACGCGCACCGAGGTGGCCGACATCGTGGCCGCGGTGGACTCGCTGAACTAG
- a CDS encoding permease produces the protein MAGEESTLAPDRRRRAGSMELLLVGLIGLALSGSWVSGLLTDHARLATAATVFCGVFVQALPFLVLGVIVSGLVAAYLTPERLARWLPRRPALAVAVAGVGGAALPGCECGSVPVARRLFSRATAGAALTFMLSAPAINPVVLVATAVAFPGQPRMVVARCAASLLTAVVMGLLWQRWGRTEWVTRTLPAHHDEDASRFTVFTEAARHDFLQSAAYLVVGAGAAAVLRAAVPPWVFEHVAGNLVVGVVTMALLAVVLALCSEADAFVAASLTMVPLVPRLVFLVVGPAVDIKLFAMQAGVFGRPFAVRFAPVTLVVATACATAIGLLLLGGAQ, from the coding sequence ATGGCCGGGGAAGAATCCACACTGGCGCCGGACCGCCGGCGCCGGGCCGGGTCGATGGAGCTGTTGCTCGTCGGCCTCATCGGCCTGGCGCTGTCCGGTTCGTGGGTCAGCGGCCTGCTGACCGACCACGCCCGCCTGGCCACCGCGGCCACGGTGTTCTGCGGGGTGTTCGTGCAGGCCCTGCCCTTCCTGGTGCTGGGCGTCATCGTAAGCGGCCTGGTGGCTGCATATCTGACCCCGGAACGGCTCGCCCGCTGGTTGCCGCGCCGCCCGGCGCTGGCGGTGGCGGTGGCGGGCGTCGGCGGTGCCGCGCTGCCTGGATGTGAGTGCGGGTCGGTGCCGGTGGCGCGCCGGCTGTTCAGCCGGGCGACGGCCGGGGCGGCCCTGACCTTCATGTTATCGGCGCCCGCGATCAACCCCGTGGTGCTGGTGGCGACCGCGGTCGCGTTCCCCGGGCAACCGCGGATGGTGGTGGCACGCTGCGCGGCGTCGCTGCTGACCGCGGTGGTGATGGGCCTGCTGTGGCAGCGCTGGGGCCGTACCGAATGGGTGACCAGGACGCTGCCCGCGCATCACGATGAGGACGCGTCCCGGTTCACGGTGTTCACCGAGGCGGCCCGACATGACTTCCTGCAGTCCGCGGCCTACCTGGTGGTCGGCGCCGGCGCCGCGGCTGTACTGCGCGCGGCTGTCCCGCCGTGGGTGTTCGAGCACGTCGCCGGCAACCTGGTGGTCGGCGTCGTCACCATGGCACTGCTGGCGGTGGTGCTGGCGCTGTGTTCGGAGGCCGACGCGTTCGTCGCGGCCAGCCTCACCATGGTCCCGCTGGTGCCGCGGCTGGTGTTCCTGGTGGTCGGTCCGGCGGTGGACATCAAGTTGTTCGCGATGCAGGCCGGGGTTTTCGGCCGGCCGTTCGCGGTGCGCTTCGCGCCGGTGACCTTGGTTGTGGCCACTGCCTGTGCGACGGCCATCGGACTGCTGCTGCTGGGGGGCGCGCAGTGA
- a CDS encoding 2-keto-4-pentenoate hydratase: MLSDNVRAELAASLAQAERSRVAMSPMTDTYADIDVVDAYEIQLLNIRQRVAEGARVVGHKVGLSSEAMQKMMNVDEPDYGHLLDDMEVFEDKPVLTSKYLLPRVEVEVGFVLADDLPGAGCTEDDVLAATAAFAPAIELIDTRITNWQVKLCDTIADNASSAGWVLGKERVSPKDIDIRAIDAVLKCNGEVLGEGRSDAVLGNPVTAVAWLARKVDQFGVRLKAGDVVLPGACMRAFDAKPGDDFVAEFAGLGSVHLSFA; this comes from the coding sequence ATGCTGTCCGACAACGTGCGTGCCGAGCTCGCCGCCTCGCTGGCCCAGGCCGAGCGCAGCCGGGTCGCGATGTCGCCGATGACCGACACCTACGCCGACATCGACGTCGTCGACGCGTACGAGATTCAGCTGCTCAACATTCGTCAGCGTGTCGCAGAAGGTGCCCGCGTGGTGGGACACAAGGTTGGTCTGTCCAGCGAGGCCATGCAGAAAATGATGAATGTGGACGAACCCGACTATGGGCATCTCCTGGACGACATGGAGGTATTCGAGGACAAGCCCGTGCTGACCTCGAAGTACCTGTTGCCGCGGGTCGAGGTCGAGGTCGGGTTCGTGCTGGCCGACGATCTCCCCGGCGCCGGCTGCACCGAGGACGACGTGCTGGCCGCCACCGCGGCGTTTGCGCCGGCCATCGAGCTGATCGATACCCGCATCACCAACTGGCAGGTCAAGTTGTGCGACACCATCGCCGACAACGCTTCCTCGGCCGGCTGGGTGCTGGGCAAGGAGCGCGTTTCTCCGAAAGACATCGACATCCGCGCCATCGACGCCGTGCTCAAGTGCAACGGTGAGGTGCTCGGCGAGGGCCGCAGCGACGCGGTCCTCGGCAACCCGGTCACGGCGGTGGCCTGGCTGGCCCGCAAGGTCGACCAGTTCGGCGTTCGCCTCAAGGCCGGTGACGTGGTGCTGCCCGGCGCCTGTATGCGGGCGTTCGATGCCAAGCCGGGTGACGACTTCGTCGCCGAGTTCGCCGGATTGGGCTCCGTCCACCTGTCTTTCGCGTAG